The following is a genomic window from Caldilineales bacterium.
GGGAAACAGAGATACATTGTTTTGATGACACAAATGGGGGAAACACAGATACATTGTTTTGATGACACAAATGGGAGAAACACAGATACAACCTGCCACCTCCCGCTGATCAAGACCCCCCCCCCTGCCACCCCCCCCCTGTCTACCTGCCCCCTGCCACCCTGCCTCGTCTACCTGCCTACCCGCCACTTGTCTACCTGCCACCTGCCACCCGCCACCTGTCTACCTGTCTACCTGTCTACCTGTCTACTTGTCTACCTGCCACCCGCCACCTGCCACCCGCCACTTGCCACCCGCCACTTGCCACCTGCCACTTGTCTACTCCCCCCCAAAGGAGCACCCATGCGAAACGCAATCCTCTTGATACTGGCCGCCGCAGCGGCGGCGCTGGCCGGGGTCATGGCCTGGCGGCTGAGCGCCGACGCCCTGGCGATGATCCTGGGCGTCCTCCTCGGCTTCCTGGCCCTGATCCCGGCCCTGATCATCGCCGTGGTGGCGCTGCGACGCAGCCAGGAGACCGCCCCGCCGCCGGGCGCGCCCATCGCCCCACCGCCGGTGGTGGTGGTCAGCGGCGGCTTCCCGCAGATGCTACCGATGGGGCAGGGACAGCCGGCCGGCTACGGCGCCCAGGCCATGTTGCCCGCCCCGCCGCTGGCCTCGGCCCCGCGCCAGTTCCGCGTCATGGGCTACGAAGCCACAGACGAGGCCAACAACGAAGCCTGGTCGTCAGACTCCTGGTAATCGCACCCGTTAGTGGTTGGCGACCTGTTCGGCGGCCAACTCCAGCGGTTCGCCCCCTACCTGCACCGGCCCCTCCACATCCAGGCAATAGCCCCGGCCGCGATAGGTCCGCACCAGAACGGGATGATCGGCGTCCTCTTCGATGCACTCGCGCAGCCAACGCATGTGCACATCCAACGTGCGGGTATCGCCCAGATAGCTCGTGTTCCACACTTCCTGCATGAACTGCTTGCGCGTCACCAAGCCACCGGGATGCTTGAACATGATGTCCAGAAGCTGAAACTGTTTGGGCGTCAACTGGCACAGCCCCTTGGTCGAAATCACCATGCGCGTCCGTCGATCCAGCGTCAGAGGCCCCAGGCGGACGATGAAGCCCGGCCGCGAGTCCAGCAGCTTGCGCACTACATTGCCCAGGCGACGCGGGGTGAACGGCCGGGCGATGTACTCATCCCACAGGGCCTCATGGTCGAGGCTGCTGTGATTGCTGAGCAGGAGAACGACGAACGGCGCCTGCGGTTTGCGCCCGGCGGCATGGGTGATGCGATGCAGGTTGACCGGGTTGATGTCAACGGCATCGACGATCACCAGGTCGGCCCGAAACGCATCCAGCGCCCGCAGACTCGGGCGCAGCCCATCCACCTCGGCGACCTCGTAGCCCTGCTCTTTCAGGAAGGCGCAGGCTTTGCCGTTGGTGGCCGGCTTACCAATGCACAACAGACGCTCTCGCATAGGGTGGGCGTGAAAAAGGGTCGGGGGGATGATCGCTTGCGGACGACGACGTCGCCAGGGATTATAGCCAGGTGACGCCGTCTGCGCACAAAAAGGCGTGAGTGGATCACACTCACGCCCTGTTTGACACTGACCGACGTCAGCCGGTCGCCTAGCGCCGTTCCTGCTTCAGGCGGGCTTGCTTGCCCACGCGGTCGCGCAGGAAGTAGAGCTTGGCGCGCCGGATCTTGCCGCCGCGCACGACCTCGATCTTCTCCACGCGCGGCGAATGCAGCCGGAAGATGCGCTCGACGCCCACACCGTGCGCTCCGATCTTGCGAACGGTCACACTTTCGGCCGGCCCGCCGCCGCTCAAGCCAATGATCGTGCCCTGGAAGACCTGGATGCGTTCGTTCTTGCCTTCGACGATGCGATTGTGCACCTTGACGGTGTCGCCCACCCGCAGATCGGGGGTTTCTTCTTTCAGTTGCTGGTCTTCGAGTGATTTCAGAAGGTAAGTCATGGGAAGAATATCCTTTCAAGACAAACAAAGACACCCATCAGGGTGCCTGGAACAAGCATGGTTCGTAACGGCGGGAAGTCTAGCATAAGCCGGGTGACGCCGCCAAATTGCCCATGCTGCTTTTTGCGATTCTGTTGGTTAGAAGCTAGAATACCCGGCTGTTGTCCTCCTCCCAGTAGCCTTTCTAGCCTTGCGGCTGAGGGGCGCACAAGGATAGCGAGGCCCGCTACTTTGGCCTCATCAAGCACTGCCAACGCCACGCGTAGGGAGATGAATGGCGCAGCACCGGCTTGTGATTCGCATTACGCCTACCTGACACACCCCCAAACGGAGTCCTTTTCAACCTATGCAACAAGTTCTTACTGTCGAGCCTCGCAGCCAGACCGGTAGCGCTGCCAAGAAGGTGCGCCATGCCGGCATGGTTCCGGGCGTCGTCTATGGTCAGGGCCAGCCTGCCACACCCATGCAGTTCAGTGAATTCGACCTGCTCAAGATCCTGCGCGCCGGCGGGCCCAGCCAGCTGATCGAGATCCAGGGGCTGGGCGGATCGAGCCTTCATGTCCTCTTGCGCGAGGTCCAGCGCCACCCCACCCGCCGCAACATCCTCCACGCCGATTTCTATCGCGTCCAGATGGATGTCGCCGTCCGCACCGAGGTTCCGGTTCATTTCAGCGGCGAGTCCGAGGCCATCCGCAACGGCGCTGTGCTCATCCACCATCTCGACAAGGTGCATGTCGAGTGCCTTCCCGGCCTTATCCCCGAGGCCTACACCGTCGATCTCGGCAAGCTGGTCACCTTCGATGATGTCATTCGCGTCTCCGACCTGCCGCAGTTCGAGGGCGTCCGTCTGCACCACGACGCCGAGGAAGTGGTGATGAGTGTGGCGCCGCCGCGCGTCCTCGAAGACGAGGAAGGCGCACCGGCGGCCGAGGTGGCCGAGCCTGAAGTCATTCGCAAGGGCAAGGCCGAGGAAGAAGGCTGAGTGGGAACGACTGAAGTCGTTACTACGAGGTAGTCAAGAGGTAATTTACTGCGAGATCGTTGCTACGAAGGGCCGCTGGGGCCTCGGTTCCCGGCGGCCCTTGCATTGGGGGATAGGACCCTTCTTGTTCTTCCTGCCGCATCCTGTGCCGTATGAGCGACCTGCCCCCCTCCCTGATGACCTCCGAACCTGGCTCGTTTGCCCGCGCCACCATCGTCGAGCGCAAGCCGCAGATCATCCGCCAGGTCGTGGCCGAAAACACCTATCCCCTCGCCATCGTCGCCGAATTGGTCGCTTTGGCCGATGAAATCGCCGAGCAGACGCTACAACCCCTGCACGAAGACGCCGCCGACGCCGCCGACTGGAATCAGGCCTGGCACGAACACGAAGGCAAGACCTGGCTGGAGTTGCCCTGGTATTTTGCCGAGACCTACTTCTATCGCCGCCTGCTTCAGGCCGTGCGCTATCTCCAGCCCGGTCCCTGGCAGTTCCACGACCCCTTCGGCGTGCAGAAACAACGGCAAGAAGCACAGGCCGTGCGCCAACTGGCGGCCGGTTGGGCTGGATTGCAGGCGGCTGAACCCGACCTCGTCTTCGAGATGCTGCTGTACTCGGCCCTGTGGGGCAACCGCGCCGACCTGAGCAATTTCACCCTGCAGGTGCAGGCGCAGGCCGGGCTGGCCGCCCGCGACGAGCGCCATCTGCTGTTGATCGACCACACCCCCCTGGTGCACGAATTCCTGCGGCGCTGGGTGCAACGGCTGGCCATCGTCACGGACAATGTGGGGCTGGACTTGCTCTTCGATCTGGCCCTGGCCGATTTCCTGCTCCAGCAGGGGTGGGTGGGCCAGGTCGTCTTCTATCTCAAAGACCGACCCTTCTTCGTCTCCGACGCCATGCCGGGCGACGCTGAACGCGCGGTCGAGTTGCTGCGGGCGGATGGAGAGCCGGCTGTGTCCGGGTTGGGCCAGCGGCTGGCCGAGGCGGTGCGGTCGGGCGGCATCCGCCTGAGCACCGACCCGTTCTGGTCGAGTTTCCGTATGTTCCCCGACCTGCCCGACCCTCTGCGAGCCGAACTCGCGACGGCCGATTTGACTATCCTCAAGGGCGATGTCAACTATCGCCGCCTGTTGGATGACCGCCACTGGCCCTACACCACCGCCTTCGAGTCTGTGGCCGAGCGTTTTCGGCTCCCCCGGCCCTTCCTTGTCCTGCGCACGCTCAAGGGCGAGATTATGGTGGGGCTTGGGCCGGAGCAAGCGGAGCAACTGGCGGCCGCAGACCCCACCTGGTTGATCAACGGGAAGCGGGGCGTGATTCAGGCGGTCGGGCTTAGCGCATCTCTTGCCCACCGGTGACGTTGATGGCCTGCCCGGTCATGTAGCTGGACTGGTCCGAGGCCAAAAAGACGAGGACGTTGGCCACATCGTCGTAGGTGCAGCCGCGCTTCATCGGCACCTGGTCGATGTAGCGTTGGCGGACTTCGGCCTCGCTGATCCCCAGCTTTTTGGCATACTGTTTGTAGAGCGAGTTGACCCACAGGGGCGAATCGAGCAGGTTGCCGGGGCAGATGGCGTTGACCCGGATGCCGTGCTCGGCCAGGTCGAGGGCGATGCTTTGGGTCAGGCCGATGCCGCCAAATTTGCTGGCGGCGTAGGCCGAGTTTTTGAAGCTGCCTTTCTTGCCCGATTTGGAGTTGATCTGGATGATGACGCCCTGTTTGCGCGGCATCATGGCGATGGCGGCGTGTTTGGCGGTGAGGAAGAAGCCGAATAGGTTGACATCGCTCACCAGCTTCCACTTTTCGGCGGGGAATTCCCAGATGGCCTCGGCCACCAGCACGCCGGCGTTGGCCACGCAGATGTCGAGCTGGCCGAACTCGGCCAGCAGGCGCTGCACCATGGCTTCGACGCTGGCTTCGCTGGTGACATCGACGCCGATGCCCAGGGTGCGGCGGCCGGTTTGGTTGGCGATGTCGGCGGCGGTCGCTTCGGCGCCCGCCTGGTTGAGGTCGGCGACGGCGACATGGCAGCCTTCCTGGGCCAGCCGCAGGCACAGCGCCGCGCCCAGCCCCTGCGCCCCGCCGGTGACGAGAGCGATGCGATCAAGCAAGGTGTTTGACATAACGATTCAGGTGGCAGGTGGGGGGTGGCAGGTGGCAGGTGGCAGGTGGCAAGTCGCAGAGCTTGTCCCTTCACTCCGTTCAGGGCAGGCTCTGAGTGAAACGAAGGATCGCAGGTGCTCAGCATCGCGCATCACGTTTTACGGAACCCGGAACCCGGAACACGGAACACGGAACCCGGAACACGGAACACGGAACACGCAACACGGAACACGGAACACGCTCCACGGAACCCGGAACACGCAACACGGAACACGTTTCACGGCAACATAATCCGCAAAAACTCTTCCTCCGCCGCGATCGTCCACTCTTTGCCGTCCTTGAGTTTGGCGTAGACGGTGGGGAGCGAGTCTTTCAGGTCGGGGAGGGCGGTGAGGGGGAAGTCCTTGATCTGCGGCCAGATGACGACCTTGCCGGGGAAAGTGGTGTCCTGGACGGCTTTCAGCCCCTCTTTGGCGGCGTTGAGCGAACCAATGGCGGCCACCGAGCGGTTGGGCGAGAGTTCGCCGGTCTCGGTGTCGTGCAGCATCTGGCGCAGGTCTTCGATGGACGAGGCCGAGTGGCCGATGACGCGGGCATCCTTGAGATAGGCGTCGCTGAGGTCGAGTGTGGTCATCGTCCCGCGCGCCACCCCCGCAAAGACGTTCATCACCCCCTTGTCGGCCAGCCACTTGCCTGCGTCGGCGATGACGGGCGGGATCGGGGCGAGGACGATGATATCGTCGAAGCCGGCCGCTTTGAACGGAGCCATGCCGGCGGCGTAGCTTTCTTTCTCCATCGGGTTCAGGCAGATGAATTCGATGCCCTTTTCGGCGGCTTCGGCGGCGTAAGAGTCCTGCAAATCGCCCAGCCGCAGGGTGCTGACATCCGAGCAGACGATGATGCCGGGGCCGTTGGGCTTCTGGATGGCGCGCTGGACGTGCATCCGGCCCATCGGCCCGCCCGCGCCCACGAACCAGGCCCGGCCGCCGGGCTTGAGCGACGAGCGCACGGGGGTGTCGCTATAAGCGCGGGCGATGTCGGGGCTGCGGCCGCCGGTGTACACCCAGCGGTTGTAGTGCACCCGGCCGATGTCCACACTCACCGGGCGGGCGAGCGGCTGGTCGGCGACAAGGGCAACGATGCCGAAATCGGCCAGGCGTGGGCTGACGGTCTCGATCAGCTCGGAGGTGGCGCCCAGGAGGACGATGTCATCGATCTTGTCGAGGGGCGGGTTGGCCACATCGGGCGCGGCCATGACTTCGACGCCGAGCGTTTTCGCCCCGGTCCGCAGCCAGGCTTCCAGGTCGGCGGGGACATCGGTCAACAACAAGGCCCGTGGGTGCGAGTTGGCGTCGAAGCCGGCGCTGAGGGTGTATTCCTGGCCGGGGTCGGCGTGGCTGCCGATGATCCAGGTCACGCCGCCGGGCCGCAGGCCGGTACGATATTTGAGTTCGTAGGCGGCGGTCACGCAGGCCCACGGTTCGGTGAGGGCGCTTTCGGCGTAGCCGGTGGTGGGTTGCACGCGCAGGAGGTAGTTGCCATCATCGCCGTCGAGGATGCGCTGGTCGATGACGTTGTACTCCGACAGCCCGCCCTGGATCTCGTAGCCGTAGGCATAGCCCACCCCGCCCACGTTGATGTCGGCCTGGATGGTGAAGCGATCGCCGACCTTGTACTGGTCGCGCAGGTGTTCGCCCACCCCCACCACCGTCATGGCGATTTCGTGGCCGAGCGTGATCGGGTTTTCTCGCATGTTGCGGTAGATGCGCGGGTGTTTCTCGCCCAGGCCGATGACCTTGATGTCCGAGAAGCAGAGGCCGGTGGCGTCGTGGCGCACCAGGAGTTCATCGGGGCCAAAGGTGGGGAGAGAGGTCTCGATGGGGCGATTCTCGACGCCGAGATTGTCCAGCCCGGCGCCGAAGAGCGGCCAGAGGTGGTTGGTGGCCGGCAGCGGGGCGCCGGCCTGTCGGAAGGCGGTGAGTTTGTCGGTCATGGCGATGGTCTCCGAAGTAGGATCAAAATGACACAAATAGGATAAACACAGATGATAACGTCTTGGTCACGAAAGCAGAAATTGGAGCGCGTCGGCTGGCTCGAACGATGAATCCAACTCGCGCAAGCGCCCATCTTTTCTCGCCTCTGGCGGCGTGGCATAACCTGCTTTCGTATAGAAATCGTTGCGTTCGGCGCGGGTGGGCAGGTGCTGCTGCGCCCAATCGCTTTGATAACCCAGCCCGGCCGCCCTTTGGAGGACGGTATGCCCGTAAATGAAGTGGGCGCCGTCGAGAAAGGCCCGACGCACCGGCGCCAGCTCGGGGGCGTCGAAATCATCGACCAGCTTCTGTCCGAAGGCGTTCATCTCGGTGCCGACGTTGAGCGGCAGGTCGTATGCGCGGGCCATCGCGACCACTTCGTATAGTTTTGTGACCTTGTGCCGCCGTTGTTCGGGGTCCGCGAGGTTCCAGTTGCGGTCGGGGATGATGTTCATCGCCACCACGCCCTTGCCCACCAACAGGTCGAGCAACTCCGGCAGGGCCTGTTCCCCGGCCGAGGTTCCATCCAGCCAGGCCAGGCAGGGCAGGGCGCCGCAGGCGACGATCAGTTCGTGGAAGGCCTCGAGGCGGGGGAAGCTGCCGGCGTCCGGCTGCACATAGCCCACGCCCCCGCGTTTCATCAACCGGGCGCGAATCGTGTTCCTGAATCCGGCCCCATCCTGGCGCAGGCTGCGGATCTGCGCAACCGGCAGCTGCAGCCGCGCGGCCCAGAAGCCGTCGGGGTCGTCGAAGTGCTTCTCCGCCTTGCGTACATAGGCTTCGACGATGTGGCGCTCGGTGGCGTTGCCGTTTGGCGTCAGGGGCAGCACGTCGGCATCGTAGTCGAGGGTCAGGGGGTCGAGATAGGCATCGATGCGGGCGACGACATCGCGATTGCGGGCTTCGGCGCGGCGGCGCAGGTCGGCGGCGATGGGGGCGACCGAGGCGGGGATGGCGCTGGCGGTGAAGCCGATGCCCATGTGATAGGTCACGCCCGGCTCGCCGGGAGAGTTGATCTCGCGGTCGGCGAATTCGGGCAGGAACAGTCGCGTCTCGATGCCGGCGCTGCCGCGCACGCCCGTCAGTTCGCAGGCGTCGAGAAATTCGTCCACGGCGTCGAGCACATCGAAATCGACGATGCCCATGAGCTTGTAGCCCTTCTCTCTGCCCAGCCAGGCCAGGGCCGTGGGCGAATAGCCGTAGGCGTTGAACGAGAAGAAGGTGTGGCAGTGCATGTTGGCCACGTCGGCCGGTTGGGGCAGGGCGATGGCGCCCGCGCTTGCCAGGTCGAGCAGCTCACGCAGGGCGGCTCCTCGTCTGACGGGGCTGAAGTCGTTGAGTTGGGAGTGGAGAGTGGAGATTGGAGATTTGCTCTGCATTGGAGTTTGATTTTGCAGGAAGCAGTTTTATCAACACGAATCACACGAATGGACGAATGGCACAAATGATTGTAGAAAATTCGGTATGAGTTCACCTTGTCTGTCATTGCGAGGCTGTAGGCCGAAGCAATCCCCAACTTCCAATGCGATTTGGAGATTGCTTCCTTCACTGTGTTCAGGACGGCTGTCGCCCCTCGCAATGACAGAACGTGAACAGATAGAAAATTCATGCCATTCGTCAAATTCGTGTAATTCGTGAAAAAAAGATGGTCGTTGCGGCGATACTCAAGCTAATAGAGCAATCGCTGCGACATTGGCCTCGACTTGGGCGACGGTCTTGCAGCCGGGGATGACGGCGCTGACGGCCGGATGGCGCAGGCACCAGGCCAATGCCCAGGCCGCCATCTCCGCCCCCGCCGGAAGCTCTTCCCGGCGGATGAGCTCGACCTCGGCCAGTTGCGCCTGCACGCGCTCCGCCGGCAGCGAGGAACGCATGTCATCGGCCTGGCTGAACTCCGTCCCCGGCCGGTACTTGCCGCCCAGCAGACCGCTGGCCAGGGGCACGCGGGCCAGCACGCCCAGGTCGTGTTTCAGGCAGACAGGCAGGGCGGCGGCCTCGGGGCCGCGCTCTAGCCGGTTGTAGACGATCTGGATCACACTCGCCCCTACCGCCGTCGCTCGCTCGATCTGGTGCATGGGGTCGCCCTTCGAGCTGACCGACACGCCCAGATGCCGCACCTTGCCCAGCCGCACCTGCTCGTTGAGCATCGCCCATAGTTCGTCGTTTTCGAAGACGGCGTTGCCGCCGGAATGAAACTGATAGAGGTCGATGAAGTCGGTCTGCAGGGCGCGCAGCGAAGCCTCGAGTTGCTGCCTCACCTGCGCCGGCTGCCAGCGATCGGCGCGGGCCAGGTGGCCCAGCCAACGGTGCCCGAACTTGGTGGCCACGACCCACCGCTCCCTTCGCCCGGCCAGCGCCTGGCCGATCAGCCGTTCGGAAACATGGTCGCCGTAGCATTCGGCCGTATCGACCAGATTGACGCCCAGATCGGCCGCCCGGCCGAGGATGGCAGCCACTTCCGCGACCGCGAACGCCCGGCCCCATTCGCCGCCGAACTGCCAGGCGCCGATGCCGATGGCCGAGACGCGCAAGCCGGTGCGGCCGAGACGGCGGTAGATCATCCTCCTGTCCTCAACGGGCGCCCAGTTGACGCTGGCGGTAGTGCTCATCGGGCCGGGTGTGGATGCGGGCCACATGTTGGGGCGTCATGAAGTTAGGCCCGCCCAGGCTGTAGGCGCCCACCAGCACCCGCGCCGCCTTCACGGCCATGGCGGTGATGTTTTCGACCTGGCGGGCGGTGGGCGCCAGGGCGATGAAGCCGTGGTTTTGCATGTAGATGGTCTTGGGCCGTTCGCCGTGCGCGTCGAGGTACTCGGCGAGGGTCGTGCGCACGGCCCGGGCCAGCGGCAGGCCGGGATCGACATAGGGCGTCAGGGCTGGGGCCACGCCACAGACCACGATCTCATCGGGGAAGAGGCGTCCGGCCAGGGCCGAGGCGAAGGTGGTGGAGCAAGTAATGGCGTTGACGGCGGTGGGATGGGTGTGGCCGACGAAGTTGACGCCGGGCAACTGCAAGCATAGGGCGTGCAGAAAGGTCTCGACCGAAGGGTGGCCGGGCGCAGCCGGGTCGACTTTTGCCGCCGCCAGGGC
Proteins encoded in this region:
- a CDS encoding alcohol dehydrogenase catalytic domain-containing protein, which produces MTDKLTAFRQAGAPLPATNHLWPLFGAGLDNLGVENRPIETSLPTFGPDELLVRHDATGLCFSDIKVIGLGEKHPRIYRNMRENPITLGHEIAMTVVGVGEHLRDQYKVGDRFTIQADINVGGVGYAYGYEIQGGLSEYNVIDQRILDGDDGNYLLRVQPTTGYAESALTEPWACVTAAYELKYRTGLRPGGVTWIIGSHADPGQEYTLSAGFDANSHPRALLLTDVPADLEAWLRTGAKTLGVEVMAAPDVANPPLDKIDDIVLLGATSELIETVSPRLADFGIVALVADQPLARPVSVDIGRVHYNRWVYTGGRSPDIARAYSDTPVRSSLKPGGRAWFVGAGGPMGRMHVQRAIQKPNGPGIIVCSDVSTLRLGDLQDSYAAEAAEKGIEFICLNPMEKESYAAGMAPFKAAGFDDIIVLAPIPPVIADAGKWLADKGVMNVFAGVARGTMTTLDLSDAYLKDARVIGHSASSIEDLRQMLHDTETGELSPNRSVAAIGSLNAAKEGLKAVQDTTFPGKVVIWPQIKDFPLTALPDLKDSLPTVYAKLKDGKEWTIAAEEEFLRIMLP
- a CDS encoding 50S ribosomal protein L25, coding for MQQVLTVEPRSQTGSAAKKVRHAGMVPGVVYGQGQPATPMQFSEFDLLKILRAGGPSQLIEIQGLGGSSLHVLLREVQRHPTRRNILHADFYRVQMDVAVRTEVPVHFSGESEAIRNGAVLIHHLDKVHVECLPGLIPEAYTVDLGKLVTFDDVIRVSDLPQFEGVRLHHDAEEVVMSVAPPRVLEDEEGAPAAEVAEPEVIRKGKAEEEG
- a CDS encoding protein-glutamate O-methyltransferase family protein → MTSEPGSFARATIVERKPQIIRQVVAENTYPLAIVAELVALADEIAEQTLQPLHEDAADAADWNQAWHEHEGKTWLELPWYFAETYFYRRLLQAVRYLQPGPWQFHDPFGVQKQRQEAQAVRQLAAGWAGLQAAEPDLVFEMLLYSALWGNRADLSNFTLQVQAQAGLAARDERHLLLIDHTPLVHEFLRRWVQRLAIVTDNVGLDLLFDLALADFLLQQGWVGQVVFYLKDRPFFVSDAMPGDAERAVELLRADGEPAVSGLGQRLAEAVRSGGIRLSTDPFWSSFRMFPDLPDPLRAELATADLTILKGDVNYRRLLDDRHWPYTTAFESVAERFRLPRPFLVLRTLKGEIMVGLGPEQAEQLAAADPTWLINGKRGVIQAVGLSASLAHR
- the rplS gene encoding 50S ribosomal protein L19; translated protein: MTYLLKSLEDQQLKEETPDLRVGDTVKVHNRIVEGKNERIQVFQGTIIGLSGGGPAESVTVRKIGAHGVGVERIFRLHSPRVEKIEVVRGGKIRRAKLYFLRDRVGKQARLKQERR
- a CDS encoding class II aldolase/adducin family protein, which gives rise to MPDDILSQLADMSRRLGDPAHDYVILAEGNTSARVDDQTFWVKASGREMHGIGPEGFVQVRFDRALAVLDGPDLSDAEVKEALAAAKVDPAAPGHPSVETFLHALCLQLPGVNFVGHTHPTAVNAITCSTTFASALAGRLFPDEIVVCGVAPALTPYVDPGLPLARAVRTTLAEYLDAHGERPKTIYMQNHGFIALAPTARQVENITAMAVKAARVLVGAYSLGGPNFMTPQHVARIHTRPDEHYRQRQLGAR
- the srlD gene encoding sorbitol-6-phosphate dehydrogenase, encoding MSNTLLDRIALVTGGAQGLGAALCLRLAQEGCHVAVADLNQAGAEATAADIANQTGRRTLGIGVDVTSEASVEAMVQRLLAEFGQLDICVANAGVLVAEAIWEFPAEKWKLVSDVNLFGFFLTAKHAAIAMMPRKQGVIIQINSKSGKKGSFKNSAYAASKFGGIGLTQSIALDLAEHGIRVNAICPGNLLDSPLWVNSLYKQYAKKLGISEAEVRQRYIDQVPMKRGCTYDDVANVLVFLASDQSSYMTGQAINVTGGQEMR
- a CDS encoding response regulator transcription factor, producing MRERLLCIGKPATNGKACAFLKEQGYEVAEVDGLRPSLRALDAFRADLVIVDAVDINPVNLHRITHAAGRKPQAPFVVLLLSNHSSLDHEALWDEYIARPFTPRRLGNVVRKLLDSRPGFIVRLGPLTLDRRTRMVISTKGLCQLTPKQFQLLDIMFKHPGGLVTRKQFMQEVWNTSYLGDTRTLDVHMRWLRECIEEDADHPVLVRTYRGRGYCLDVEGPVQVGGEPLELAAEQVANH
- a CDS encoding aldo/keto reductase, translated to MIYRRLGRTGLRVSAIGIGAWQFGGEWGRAFAVAEVAAILGRAADLGVNLVDTAECYGDHVSERLIGQALAGRRERWVVATKFGHRWLGHLARADRWQPAQVRQQLEASLRALQTDFIDLYQFHSGGNAVFENDELWAMLNEQVRLGKVRHLGVSVSSKGDPMHQIERATAVGASVIQIVYNRLERGPEAAALPVCLKHDLGVLARVPLASGLLGGKYRPGTEFSQADDMRSSLPAERVQAQLAEVELIRREELPAGAEMAAWALAWCLRHPAVSAVIPGCKTVAQVEANVAAIALLA